The genomic interval AATGTGTTTACTTTTGTTGTGTATTTCCATCTCACTTTTGgtcttaaatgtaatttaacgATTCAATGTAACTTGTTTATACACCCTGATTCTGTAAATAATGCCAAAGCATTtgaacttttattgtttttgtgtgcacTTTTTTTTAGGGAACCGAATCATCATGGGAAAGAGCCACGTGTTCCGCTTCAACGACCCGGAGCAGGCTCGTCTGGAGCGAGAGAGGACGCCATGCGCTGAGACGCCGGTGGAGCCCGTCGACTGGGCCTTTGCTCAGAGAGAGCTGCTGGAGAAGCAAGGCATCGACATGAAGCAGGAGATGGAGCAGAGGTGTGTGGAGAATACGttattatatgtttacatttaattataaacCCTTTTTTCTGACTTGTAGTTTTGAATCTCTTTCAGGCTTCAGGAGCTCGAAGATCAATATCGCAAAGAACGAGAAGAAGCCAGTAACCTGTtggagcagcagaggctggtGAGTGCACAGCATTACAGTCATTTACCTTTTAAGCTGCCTGATTCtgagttttttttaactgattaaatgtgttatttattgcaTACAGAATCAGTATcatatgttttctttcaggaCTACGAGAGTAAACTGGAGGCTCTTCAGAAACAAGTGGACTCTCGCTACTTGGAGTCtcctgaggaagaagaggagccTGAAGATGAAGGTGATACTGTCACTTTTTAGCTGACTCATCAAAACAATCATTGAACCTGAATCAGGCTTTTATTTGGTCAAAATGTACTCACATATCATGTGTCTTGCCCTTTCAGTGCCGTGGACGTCACGTGTGACCGAGTTGGCTCTGTGGGCTTTCAGGAAGTGGCGTTTCTACCAGTTCACCTCTCTCAGGGATCTGCTCTGGGGCAACGCCATCTTCCTCAAAGAGGCTAATGCTATCAGTGTGGAGCTGAAGAAAAAGGTGGGATGTCTGTTACTGTAAAACATGCTCTTATTCAGCACTGTGAGATATGATGTGTCattatttatgctttttttagttttgttttaggTAAACAAAAGGcagatttttttaataaagatgtttttgtcAATTCTGGCTTTTGTTGTTCCcttcaaaatcatttttataCCCTTCTCGCACTTGTTGAGAATAATAATTTTTCAAAGTGCAAATTTGGCATCATTTTCATGTGACGCCGGTGTATGAAGAGTTTGCAGGCAGACTGCACATTATTAAATGTCTGTCAGTGGCCAATGATTTACTGTAGCCCAGTGAGTCATCACAATGTATTACACAGCACTGCATATTGAATGTAAGGTCTGTTTAATAAAGGTGTATGATGTAAGTATTTTCTCGACCAAAATAAAACTTCACTGCGTCAAGTCTCAcccagctttttattttaataagcaGAACATTGAATTCatacttaaataataaatattgcagCTAAAAAATACTTCAGATGTTGTGCAACAGTAGAAATATCTGACTTATCAGTCTCTTTTTGTTGTAGTTCAGGAATGTATCTTGCATGTGTAATGGCATAAAGAGTGGCACTCGTATGTTATATTTTCAATTCTCTGCTGCTGAAAAAAAAAGTACTAAAAAAGTACTAAATACTGCGGATACAATGCAGGAGGATATAAACCTGCAATCACTCATGTTTTCTGTCTCACGTCGTCCACAGGTGCAGTTCCAGTTCGTCTTGTTGACAGACActctctactctcctctgccGCCCGACCTGCTGCCCGCCAGTGTGgccaaagagagggagaaacgaCCTTTCCCCCGAACCATCGTCGCCGTTGAAGTACAAGATCAAAAGAACGGAGCCACACATTACTGGACTCTGGAGAAACTCAGGTACAGTGGTTCTGTcgtaaaaaaagtaaaaacaaagctTAAAGACCTTGTTCAAGGTCTATGTAAGGCCTATAAAATCATGGAAATGTTCACATCCTTTTCATCTGATGCTGattaaaattgtaaaatataatataatacgcACAAACTAAAAAGACTAACCGTGGCTACAtgcaaaaaaagaatatattccATATTAGCTTTAAAAGAACCACAATAATACTAACTATTCTCTAACAATGCCTTTAATCTACTagaatatgtgtttttattttagcttCGTCTTGATATCCATTTTTGattcttgcacacacacacatatatatatatatagatatagagatatagatagataggcAGGCCCTTAGtaaggtttttttattttcatgctgCCTCCTGCAGGCAGAGGCTGGACCTGATGAGGGAGATGTACGACCGTGCTGCGGAGCTCCCTAGCAGTGCTGTAGAGGACTGCGACCAAGCTCTGACCGGAGGCGACCCCTTCTACGACCGCTTCCCCTGGTTCCGTCTGGTCGGCAGGTACGTCACTTCCCTCCCTCCTGGAGGTAGTATTCATTTAAaactctgctttttcttttattgctcAATAAATGCTTGTTAAAAACTGAAATCTCCTCATCgcttcctcccttctcctcaGGGCTTTTGTGTACCTGAGTAACCTGCTGTACCCGGTGCCCCTGGTGCATCGCGTGGCCATCGTCAGTGAGAAAGGAGAGGTGAAAGGCTTCCTCAGAGTGGCTGTGCAGGCCATCTCAGGTACGAATACAGGTTGAATATCAGTCTTATCGCACTTATTCTTTtcctgtttagttttttatcatATGTAGTCAACCTCatcctgttttatattatagtCACGTTTTAGTTGActtggagaaggactttcggtcggcaccaagatgcttctggaaaaccatccggcacctcaggatggggaagcggggaaccatccaagctgtgtacagcaagggtgggaccctgctgactttgactgagaaggttatcaggtagtgaaaggagcactttgaggaactcctgaatccgactaacacgccctctatggtagaggcagagctggaagctgatcggggaccatcgtcaatttccctgacggaagtcactgaggtagtcaaacaactccacagtggcaaagccgcaggggttgatgggatccgtccagaaatggtgaaggctttgggtgttgaggggctgtcttggttgacacgcctcgtcaacattgcataGAAGTCTGGGagagtgcctagggggtggcagactggggtggtggttcccctatttaaaaattgggaccagagagtgtgtgccaactacaggggtatcacacttctcagcctccccggtaaagtctactccaaagtactggaaaggagggttttgccagtagtcgaacctctgattgaagaggaacaatgcggattccgtcctggtcgtggaacaatgcggattccgtcctggtcgtggaacaacggaccaactcttcactctcgcaaggctcctggagggggcctgggagtacgcccatccggtctacatgggttttgtggatctggagaaggcgtatgaccgggtcccccgggtgatactgtgtgggaggtgctgcgggagtatggggtgagggggtcacttctgagggccatccaatccctgtacgtccaaagcgagagttgtgtccggatactcggcagtaagtcggactcgttcccagtgaatgttggcctccgccagggctgcgctttatcaccaatcctgtttgtaattttcatggacaagatatcgaggcgtagtcgtggaggagaggggttgcagttcggtggcctgaggatctcatcgctgctctttgcagatgatgtggtcctgataggatcatcagtctgtgaccttcaacagtcactggattggttcacagccgagtgtgaagcggttgggatgaggatcagcacctcgaaatctgatGCCatagctctcagcaggaaaccggtggattgcctactccgggtagggaatgagcccttaccccaagtgaaggagttcaagtacctcggggtcttgttcgtgagtgaggggacgatggagcgagagattggccggagaatcggagcagtgggggcggtactgcagttgctttactgcaccgttgtgacgaaaagagagctgatccagaaggcaaagctctcaatctaccggtcgatcttcgttcctaccctcacctatggtcatgaaggctgggtcatgaccgaaagaacgagatcacgggtacaagcggctgaaatgtgttttctcagacgggtggctggtgtctcccttagagatagggtgagaagctcagccatccgggagagactctgagtagagTCGCtactcctttacgttgaaaggagccagttgagatggttcgggcatctagtaaggatgccacctgggcgcctccctagggaggtgttccaggcacgtccagctgggaagagaccccggggaagacccaggactcggtggagagattatatctcctcactggcctgggaacgcctcaggatcccccagtcggagctggcggatgtggcccggagaagggaagattggggttccttactggagctgctgcccccgcgacacgaccccggataagcggtagacgacggatggatggatggatggatggatggagtcaACCTCatcctgttttatattatagtCACGTTTTAGTTGACTTCCGTCTTTTTTAGTCAGACTCATCATATTATATTGAACAATTCAGTCAATCTAGTTGAGCCAAAACAttgctttgtttcttttcccaaccctgttgtcattgttaactttaacttaaaTAAGTAACTCCGAGTCCTCTTGACTGCGCTCATTGTTTGCTGCCGCTGTAGTCCtgatatgaaaaaataaataaaactgtctATAATATTTTGTcacctccttttttttcttggtCAACTAAAATACAAAGGAGATTTTGGAAATATTTGAattttttaaactgcattttattcttgtgtatttTTCGTCAACAACATTGCATGTTGACATAGTCACAGTTGGTGTTAAATGACGTCGGTGCTGTCTCGTCTTAGTCATGGTAAAAATAGTTGTTGACCAACATAATTATTCATAGTTTTTGTTATGAAATGAGCACTACATTGTagctgttctttttttgttgttgtattaaataaaagatttaacGTCATGTCTCTTTGTTTCCCTTCAGCTGATGAGGAGGCCCCTGATTATGGCTCTGGTGTGCGGCAGTCAGGCACTGCAAAGATCTCCTTTGAAGACAAACAGTTTGAGAAGGTACAGACTGCCAGTGATTTGTTCTGGTATTCTCTGAATGTGTCTTCTACAACCAACACATGTCTCATATAATTGAAGCACAACTTGTTGGgactttctgtatttctgttctTGAATGTTAATGTTTGGTGTAAATGAGATCCAGGCtgattgttttctgtcttcttccAGTTCCAGACTGAGTCGTGTCCTGCTGGTCTCTCTCACTCCAACACCTCCCAGGAGGAGCTGCGGATCGTGGAGGGAGAAGGACAGACCCCGGAGATTGGGATCTCTGCAGATGAAGTCAACAACAACACCTGTCCAGGTGAGGTGAAAACCTATTGAAGCACTGAAAATCATTCTAGCCCAATGGTCTAGGTTGAACCAccacatattaatatattcacCCAGTTAATGTTCATGGTACACCATTCTTAAAATAATAGGAAAATCTTTCTAAACACATCggtgtttctgtttcttcttctgttccaCGTAGAGATCTTAGAGGCTCCCCCCAGCCCGGTGAAGAGTTCAGGTCTGGGTCTGGATCTCCCTCTGGACCTCTCCCCGGAGAAAGTTCTGTCCCACCTGAAGATCGGCAGCACCTTCACCTTCAGAGTCACCGTCTTACAGGCCTCCAGCATCTCAGCCGAGTACGCCGACATCTTCTGCCAGTTCAAGTGAGTTTGAAGCACGTCTCCTCCACCAGGGTCctgtaaataatattatatatctgcTACACATTTCTTATTGAATGTCTCTTGTCTTTGTCAGGTGTAATAAAGGTGTAATAAGTGCAAAAAAGTGCAATACAAatgcgaaaaaaaaaaaaagacaatctgTAAAAGTATTCTTTCAATTTTACTTTCTgctattaaataataatagtacatTAATGCATGCACATGTACACCTTTTAACTGGCATACAAACAAGCTCATGTGAAATTGTTTTTGGCaccaaaacatctgcaaagATATTACTAAATGCaaaacaacatgtcctcactgcTGAACTCAATCCACTATGTTTTCtaatttacaataatatgtattataatgtacactgattgtaaatgtttgtaGTTCGTGACAGTTACTAAAATGATCAGTATGTGTGATGGTCAGCCTGATGTTTTTGAGCAAAGGGAGGTCAGTCTAATATATTCTCTTTTTACAGCTTCATCCACCGCCATGACGAAGCTTTCTCCACTGAGCCGCTGAAGAACACGGGCAGAGGACCTCCGCTGGGCTTCTAccatgttcaaaatgtaaacagtcaACAGTACATTCAGAcctattattaaaaaatatcacTGATTACAAACAGTTGTCTTAAGGCCGTGTTTGAGTTGCAATTTCCCCTCTTCTCTGTCAGATCACAGTGGAGGTGACAAAGTCCTTCGTCGAGTACATCAAGACTCAGCCCATCGTCTTCGAGGTGTTTGGTCACTATCAGAAACAGCCCTTCCCTCCGCTCTGCAAAGACCTGATCAGGTCGGGAAGACATTTGACCTATAATTTCCACCAGCTGATGATTATTTGTGACGCGATAGTTTTAGACGAAAATAAAGTTTCCTCATGTTTGGTTTCTTGGTCTTTTCTTTTAGTCCCCTGAGACCCTCCAGGAGGCAGTTCCCCAGGGTGATGCCCTTATCCAAACCAGGTTAGCAGTGTTTAAAaagttgttatttattaatgataTGATCTCTGCAACTTGCTCTGTTTTTCTGCCTCCATTTGATATTCCCTTGGATTCAGTTTAGTACAGGCCGGTTGACTCAGTTTCACATTTTAATCTGTTCCTCGTTCCTTCGTTCCTCCAGTGCCGGCCACAAAGCTCAGCACTCTGACTCGCTCCACCGCAGGACCGTGTCACGCCAAATACGACCTCATGGTCTTCTTTGAGATCTGTGAGCTGGAAGCTAACGGAGAGTGAGTCGCGTCTTTATGGCTTCCACTTTAATACCATAAAGCAAGGAGCACTGTAGATCACACTGGATGCAGAatgaatatttgtttctgtgtctgctgtgGATATAATTATCTCCAGTTCAAGATTTGAATATTAAacttttcatgtttttgattctctccctttctccagCTACATCCCAGCTGTTGTTGACCACAGAAATGGGATGCCCTGCCACGGCACATTCCTCTTACATCAGGTCTGACATGTCACACTATCATGTTTCCCAATTACATATTTAGTGTTCAATATCGATAGATGATATACTTTGATATAGCTTTGGATAAATCGCTTTATTCCTGTATCTATTATTTGAACATCTGAGAGAGAACTTGTACTAATAAAGTTTCAAAACCTAGAAAAAGTTATACAATGCATTAGAATCAACAAACCCAATCCAATCAGCTCCTTTATCTAAGCCTagaatatattttagttttaaccACTTGAACTCCAGTAACAAGCTGGTTCATCTTCTCTCGACTCCACAGGGCATCCAGAGGAGGATCACAGTAACCATCGCTCACGAAACAGGAAATGATATTGAGTGGAAAGAGGTGAAGGAGCTGGTCATTGGTGAGTGTTCAGGACGATTCAAAAACATCTTTGGCCAAGTTGGTTCGATTTTAGTGGGACGAaatctttaaaagtaaaagttcttcTCACCGACTTGTTTGACTTCAGGTCGTATTCGAAACACACCGGAGGCTGATGAGACCATCATAGACCCCAACATCCTTTCCCTCAACATCCTGTCTTCTGGATACTTTTGGCCAAAACACAACGACAAGTATACaatttagattttaaatgtactgaatgtgtttttgtatttattgttgtccCTTCCCGTGTAATTTGATACTTGATATTCAACAACAATTTCCTCTTTGAATTTGTTAACACACCTAAatcctttattttttaacattgcTTCAACATGACTTTTATACCAAATATTATTTGGCTTCAAGGCATTTTTGAGTTTGCATGGATCAGTATGGTTTGCTGAGTTTGGACTTTTAACAGCTGCAGTTAAAAGCTTCTAActcatttcctgtttctctttATCCTTTGCTAACGCCAGCGTCTCCTTGGGAGTTGATCATAGGTATAAATGACAATCATTTGAATCTTtgtatgaattattatttataaaatatcaacatttgCTCAGATGCATTTTATGAGGTTGACACTTTTGGTTTTAGAAATCCTTTAGATAGATGACTAGATTAATTGTTTTCACACTGCAGAACTTTCTACCGATTCGAGGCGGCATGGGACAGCTCCATGCACAACTCTCTGCTTCTGAACAGAGTCACTCCCTATGGGGAGAAGATCTTCATCACCCTCACTGCTTATTTAGAGGTACTAAGTGACATGTGTTCTACTGTCTTTGTAaactaataatgataataaaatactaGTTTAAAACCAAGAACAATTCAGTCGAATTATAATCAAACTCTTCTCattctgatttgtttttgttcgaTATATTTGAACTAGATGGAGAACTGCACTCAGCCGACAGTGATCACCAAAGATTTCTGCATGGTGTTTTATTCCCGTGATGCGAAGCTGCCGGCCTCTCGCTCCATCAGAAACCTCTTCAGCACTGGCTGCCTCCGACCCTCTGAGAGGTAGAGATTTAAGGATTCGTACAGTCTGAATCTTACAATGATTCTGGACTTCATAACCTCTTAATCTAAGAAATGTCTTCAATAAAATTGGTAGTTAAAATCATTTCATATGTCTCTTTCTCAGTAACCGTGTCACTGGAGTGTATGAAGTCACCCTCTGCCATGTGGCGGACAATGGAAGTCCAGGTgggaacaaaataaaatacaaataatcagTAAAAATTACAAAAGCATTTCCTTTTCCACTAGGGTTTGTATTTTGATTTACAGTACTTACAgaacatcttcttcttcttcttcttcttcttcaggcaTGCAGCGTCGTCGCAGGCGTGTGCTGGACACCTCGGTGGCGTACGTCCGAGGAGAGGAGAACCTGGCTGGATGGAGGCCTCGCAGCGACAGCCTCATCCTGGATCACCAGTGGGAgctggagaaactcagtttatTGCAGGAGGTCAGTTTTTTAACTATAGAGAACTTTTCATACAAGAGTTGTAGCTCAAAgtcttttaaaatacaaaaagggcAAAAAGGGCAATACAattagacatttaaaagacatagATGATAAGTGAAAGTAAAAGATAAACCAGACAGAGACcattaagaataataaaaataagacaattggtaaaaaacaacaaagaataatgacaataattatAAGCCACATTGAATAAATAGATTGTCAgctgttgtttaaaaatgatgATGACATAACTCCCCAACCTTGTGAATGTCTATTACCACCAGCTGTTATAGGTGTAAAATGAAGGATGACTCTGCAGCTGCACGGCCTAATATCAAATGTACCATAAACAGAAACTATACTTGATAGATACCTTAGAAGGAATTTGATATTTGGAAGATAAAAGCAGCGAACCATCGGTGCATTCATGTAGTCTCAGCTAAGGAGAACATTTGTGGATCATCTTCTGAAAAACCTACAGAAGGTCACAACCATTGACGTTtgtatgtgcttgtgtttttagGTGGAGAAGACCAGGCACTATCTGCTCCTGAGGGAGAAGCTCGAGGCGACTCTGCTGGCAGGACAGGATGCGCTCTACAAGAGCAACGACATCAGCGATTTTGCAAAGAGTCCCGTCTTCAGCCACAGCCCCGGCAGCAGCCCTTCCCTCGACAGCCCCAACCAGAGGCAGAGGGAGCTGGCTGCCAAGGTGACTACTGGTCCCGGAGGCCTCCAGAAACGTACCTTAATTGTTTTGATCGGATACAGATTTTATTCAACattatctgtctttctcttattttctctcCAGTGTCTGCGTCTgctgatgcacaccttcaaCAGGGAGTACAGCCAGGTGAGCAGCAGTGCCAGTGAGAGCAAGGTGAGCCCCAGCCTAGGCCCTCTAACCCGGCCCGTTAATCCTTCTGAACCTTTAGCGTTAACCGCTGTACCGTCACAAAATACTTAAGCCCCGCACTTCACCCACTCTCTGCCgttgtattcattcattattatttattttctttctgtttttcctgtcttttattatatttctttcttcctcatcCCATTCATATCCCTCTGTTGTCTTAACCTTATGTCTTTagagagtgctgcagggatgataTATGTCTGTAGGCCAACTCAGAAGTTAGCATGCCCCTTCTTCCCTCGGCAAAAAGCCAATTGATTTTGGACATTTGGATActtacacgttttgttcagcaagataatcttcttctttttaagcATAAAGGTATTTACCAGAAGTTAATGGCTGTAGTTAGGCTATAAACTAACTACACCATGTTCACGTTACTTAAGTTTCAAAATTCAcgagtggggtatttactgCCGCATTTTATGTCGTAAAAAAAGCGTTAAAATcccttaagcttgtgttaaccacagactttatttcaggcatctaatcaaaaacacattaaaagaaACCTATTGACTTGAGACAAGGGAACCGGAAGTGCTGAAATGCaaactcattcctgcagcactatATAACCACTCAGTAGAACAGCTTCAACTCAAATAAGAAACTGTTTTTCAGGATAATATTGACATCTCTTTATTCCAAAGGTCATGTATCCATATTTCAtacctttaaaataatttaaggtttcccctcctcctcctccttttccttcatCCCTCACTGTCCCCCCTCTTTAGTCCCTGCGAGGCTTCCACTAACCCGATGTTACTCCTGCATGTCCTCTTTAACATATTAATCAGCGAGGGGCTCTTAGATAATGAGGATTATGGTACAGAGATGGTTCTAC from Cottoperca gobio chromosome 17, fCotGob3.1, whole genome shotgun sequence carries:
- the kif1ab gene encoding LOW QUALITY PROTEIN: kinesin-like protein KIF1A (The sequence of the model RefSeq protein was modified relative to this genomic sequence to represent the inferred CDS: deleted 1 base in 1 codon) → MAAASVKVAVRVRPFNSREIGKDSKCIIQMSGNTTTILNPKQPKENKSFNFDHSYWSHTTPEDINFASQLQVYKDIGEEMLLHAFEGYNVCIFAYGQTGAGKSYTMMGRQEQDQEGIIPLMCEDLFTKFNGTNNDNNLSYSVEVSYMEIYCERVRDLLNPKNKGNLRVREHPLMGPYVEDLSKLAVTSYNDIQDLMDSGNKARTVAATNMNETSSRSHAVFNIIFTQKKHDMDSENTSEKVSKISLVDLAGSERADSTGAKGTRLKEGANINKSLTTLGKVISALAEQDSVPNKNKKKKKVECFIPYRDSVLTWLLRENLGGNSRTAMVAALSPADINYDETLSTLRYADRAKQIRCNAVINEDPNNRLVRELKEEVARLRDLLFAQGLGDIIETYRCPGPTIAGLKLSNAMTGMSPSPSLSVLSSRAGSIANLHDRIFSPASEEAIERLKETEKIIAELNETWEEKLRRTEAIRMEREALLAEMGVAMREDGGTLGVFSPKKTPHLVNLNEDPLMSECLLYYIKDGLTKVGSENAKTRQDIVLSGHFIRDEHCTFSSTTGSQGEECVILEPCEGSETYVNGKRVSSPIVLRSGNRIIMGKSHVFRFNDPEQARLERERTPCAETPVEPVDWAFAQRELLEKQGIDMKQEMEQRLQELEDQYRKEREEASNLLEQQRLDYESKLEALQKQVDSRYLESPEEEEEPEDEVPWTSRVTELALWAFRKWRFYQFTSLRDLLWGNAIFLKEANAISVELKKKVQFQFVLLTDTLYSPLPPDLLPASVAKEREKRPFPRTIVAVEVQDQKNGATHYWTLEKLRQRLDLMREMYDRAAELPSSAVEDCDQALTGGDPFYDRFPWFRLVGRAFVYLSNLLYPVPLVHRVAIVSEKGEVKGFLRVAVQAISADEEAPDYGSGVRQSGTAKISFEDKQFEKFQTESCPAGLSHSNTSQEELRIVEGEGQTPEIGISADEVNNNTCPEILEAPPSPVKSSGLGLDLPLDLSPEKVLSHLKIGSTFTFRVTVLQASSISAEYADIFCQFNFIHRHDEAFSTEPLKNTGRGPPLGFYHVQNITVEVTKSFVEYIKTQPIVFEVFGHYQKQPFPPLCKDLISPLRPSRRQFPRVMPLSKPVPATKLSTLTRSTAGPCHAKYDLMVFFEICELEANGDYIPAVVDHRNGMPCHGTFLLHQGIQRRITVTIAHETGNDIEWKEVKELVIGRIRNTPEADETIIDPNILSLNILSSGYFWPKHNDNVSLGVDHRTFYRFEAAWDSSMHNSLLLNRVTPYGEKIFITLTAYLEMENCTQPTVITKDFCMVFYSRDAKLPASRSIRNLFSTGCLRPSESNRVTGVYEVTLCHVADNGSPGMQRRRRRVLDTSVAYVRGEENLAGWRPRSDSLILDHQWELEKLSLLQEVEKTRHYLLLREKLEATLLAGQDALYKSNDISDFAKSPVFSHSPGSSPSLDSPNQRQRELAAKCLRLLMHTFNREYSQVSSSASESKLSEMSASLMRDSSTSGLSTLTPSSTCPSLVEGNYDIRHTDPSSGASTPDLDPYSPVDRKKALRGCTFVPDIQEIRVSPIVSKKGYLHFLEPHTSGWVKRFVVVRRPYVYLYRSERDSVERAVINLSSAKVEYSEDKQTLLRTPNTFTVCTEHRGILLQATNDKEMHDWLYAFNPLLAGTIRSKLSRRKSVQSAPSALRM